In the genome of Monodelphis domestica isolate mMonDom1 chromosome 2, mMonDom1.pri, whole genome shotgun sequence, one region contains:
- the MDC1 gene encoding mediator of DNA damage checkpoint protein 1 isoform X2 → MEDTQLVDWEAQEEEPEDSNGSPPQFGLEPVGRLHLFSSVRGPEKDFLLYPGENVVGRIPGCSVALPFPSISKHHAIIEISAQGRAPILRDCGSLNHTRLLRPPKLLSPGVGHQLRDQDLVLFADLPCQYHRLGTPQLSGRRGGLSVEETPRVPGIGTARFQGTLLAEDSEEEGDSPLDRSVEVPITYSPSETIVPESDVEGASPGTKDSALPLTFILDSDTDEEDSPPVESSSATRRGSTVDMEWNRTDGENHSSAVGRDSDTDVDEEGSLQRTLVVAPLAGTQPSSLEDSSTDVEEEGLSVRPVVAQTDIGDSDTDIEEDSVPAAPPVVHLGKVQGPMGGTNNTDIKQEGAPTELSIVHLEKDQHPTGGDRGDSDTDADDNGSLTYMIKSQLPPEEGSRVEWAPATAQGEKTTKKFGAQGRIPITEFEQGLSPFPRVSSVGTLVEPSIQGKSAQVLLEGTQNYVGGSDPDVEGTEDFQNKSDDNSDLDLQDTQCFVEGGNQNHGAHGACLSPPSTTSGDLQPGSSDQTEPWGNQGTENPKTEIQGQTMESGMENQGIETEIPRVIPERKMEKGPFKRKTLANKTKRSKRKRVSPVVQTEIPEKGQRRTAGRSKNVMIETDNKSCIETKEMERQIPERDTFEGQIPGKETKNLVVEVKVPREMLERGAEGQMAESYDQKAQNSTPVPKSKTGEGDMSELVSNPQILNDGRHQRGLADNKTLPPEEVPMDDQDYSNVPFVASKVPVPEAPTPTSTPRITRSQNRRGSKLLHSSSSLASQESPILGATRSRRQGTQGILPKIESLPSQDSRNKSELSLQSQTQKSFSTSSGPTAPLAPELHTPIPKELPLIPQPHLQTRQNRKRGTTRTCGSTAVSPVLPEHPPPISTDRSETLVPQPRALRSQRARVGETSESLTATPEASYSLTPEAPAPPATRSRRTGASGMPGSTPETQPKLLPGRKRPLATKESSPCPKQPRRGRSQRQESSKEDEEKPMEVEIASKTPVGVAEPAVQAKEEVKGAPSRSLRRARLSREPRAPKVLFTGVVDDRGEQAVLALGGSLASSVAEASHLVTDRVRRTVKFLCALGRGIPILSLEWLHQSRKVGRFLPPEEFVVNDPEQEKNFGFSLREALSRAQERGLLEGYEIFVTPGVQPPPPQMGEIITCCGGSALSSMPRAYKPQRLVISCPQDLSRCSAAARAKLPLLSPEFLLTGVLRQEVQLEAFLLSTPDPVPS, encoded by the exons ATGGAGGACACTCAATTGGTGGACTGGGAGGCTCAGGAGGAGGAGCCTGAGGATTCTAATGGCTCTCCTCCACAATTCGGCTTGGAGCCTGTAGGGCGGCTGCACCTGTTCAGCAGTGTTCGAGGTCCTGAGAAAG ATTTCCTGTTGTACCCAGGGGAGAATGTGGTTGGCCGAATACCAGGCTGCTCAGTTGCTTTGCCTTTTCCATCCATTTCCAAACACCATGCAATAATTGAGATTTCAGCCCAAGGCAGGGCACCTATCCTTCGAGATTGTGGGAGCCTCAATCATACTCGCCTTCTAAGACCTCCCAAGCTCCTAAGCCCTGGGGTGGGCCATCAGTTGAGAGACCAAGATTTGGTACTCTTTGCTGACCTGCCTTGCCAGTATCACCGCCTGGGTACCCCCCAACTCTCTGGCCGACGGGGGGGCCTAAGTGTGGAAGAGACACCCAGGGTTCCAGGAATAGGAACAGCCCGGTTCCAGGGGACCTTATTGGCTGAAGATTCAGAGGAGGAAGGAG ATTCTCCTTTGGATAGGAGTGTGGAGGTACCCATCACATACTCCCCCTCTGAAACTATTGTTCCAGAGAG TGATGTGGAGGGAGCTTCACCAGGCACCAAGGATTCTGCCCTGCCTCTTACCTTCATCTTGGATAGTGATACAGATGAAGAAGATTCTCCTCCAGTGGAGTCCTCCTCAGCTACCAGGAGAGGCTCCACTGTGGATATGGAGTGGAATAGGACTGATGGAGAAAACCATTCCTCAGCTGTGGGGAGGGACAGTGATACAGATGTTGATGAAGAAGGCAGTCTCCAAAGGACCTTAGTTGTGGCACCTTTGGCAGGGACTCAGCCTTCTTCTCTTGAAGATAGTAGTACAGATGTGGAAGAGGAGGGGCTTTCAGTGAGACCAGTTGTAGCACAAACTGATATAGGGGACAGTGATACAGATATAGAAGAGGACTCTGTCCCAGCAGCGCCACCTGTAGTCCATCTAGGGAAAGTTCAGGGACCCATGGGTGGGACAAACAATACAGATATAAAACAGGAGGGGGCCCCAACAGAACTCTCCATAGTGCATCTTGAAAAGGACCAGCACCCTACTGGTGGGGATAGGGGGGACAGTGACACAGATGCAGATGACAATGGATCTCTGACATATATGATAAAGAGCCAACTTCCACCTGAAGAAGGCAGTAGGGTAGAGTGGGCCCCAGCCACAGCTCAAGGGGAAAAGACCACTAAGAAATTTGGGGCCCAGGGTAGGATCCCTATAACAGAATTCGAGCAGGGTCTATCTCCATTCCCAAGGGTCAGCTCAGTAGGCACATTGGTAGAACCAAGCATTCAAGGGAAGTCAGCTCAGGTACTTTTGGAAGGAACCCAGAATTATGTTGGAGGTAGTGATCCAGATGTGGAAGGTACTGAAGACTTTCAGAACAAGAGTGATG ACAATTCAGACCTGGATTTACAAGATACTCAGTGCTTTGTAGAAGGAGGAAATCAGAACCATGGAG CTCATGGAGCATGTCTCTCCCCACCTAGTACAACCTCAGGGGACCTACAGCCAGGGAGTTCAGACCAAACAGAGCCCTGGGGGAATCAAGGCACAGAGAATCCAAAAACAGAGATCCAGGGACAAACTATGGAGAGTGGCATGGAGAACCAGGGGATAGAAACAGAGATACCTAGAGTAATaccagagagaaaaatggaaaaagggcCCTTTAAGAGAAAGACATTGGCAAATAAGACAAAGAGATCCAAAAGAAAAAGAGTGAGTCCAGTGGTACAAACAGAGATACCAGAGAAAGGACAGAGACGTACAGCAGGTAGGTCGAAGAATGTTATGATAGAGACAGACAACAAAAGCTGTATAGAAACAAAGGAAATGGAGAGGCAAATCCCTGAGAGAGACACATTTGAGGGACAAATACCAGGAAAAGAAACCAAGAATCTGGTAGTAGAAGTGAAGGTGCCCAGAGAAATGCTGGAGAGAGGGGCAGAGGGACAAATGGCAGAAAGTTATGACCAGAAGGCCCAGAATTCAACTCCAGTACCAAAATCTAAAACTGGGGAAGGAGACATGTCGGAATTAGTCTCAAACCCCCAAATCCTCAATGATGGCAGACATCAGAGAG GTCTTGCTGACAACAAAACTCTGCCTCCTGAGGAAGTGCCAATG GATGACCAGGACTACTCAAATGTACCTTTTGTAGCATCTAAAGTTCCAGTTCCTGAAGCCCCAACTCCTACTTCAACTCCTAGAATCACTCGGAGTCAAAACAGGAGAGGATCAAAACTCCtccattcttcttcctctctagCATCTCAGGAGTCACCTATATTAGGAGCCACACGAAGCAGGAGGCAGGGAACCCAGGGGATTCTCCCAAAAATTGAGTCTCTCCCCTCTCAGGATTCTAGAAACAAATCAGAGCTTTCTCTCCAGAGCCAGACACAGAAGTCTTTCAGTACCTCCTCTGGACCAACTGCACCCTTGGCTCCTGAACTTCACACTCCCATCCCTAAAGAATTGCCTTTAATCCCTCAACCTCACCTTCAGACTCGTCAAAACCGGAAACGGGGGACCACCAGAACTTGTGGGTCTACTGCAGTTTCACCagtcctccctgagcaccccccTCCCATTTCAACAGACAGATCTGAAACTCTTGttccccaacccagagcactccGAAGTCAGAGGGCAAGAGTAGGAGAAACTTCTGAGTCACTCACGGCCACCCCAGAGGCCTCCTATTCTCTGACACCTGAGGCACCTGCTCCTCCAGCTACCAGGAGTCGAAGAACAGGGGCATCAGGAATGCCTGGTTCTACTCCAGAGACCCAGCCTAAGCTGCTTCCAGGCAGAAAGCGGCCTCTAGCCACCAAGGAATCATCTCCATGCCCAAAGCAACCCCGGAGAGGACGGTCCCAAAGACAAGAATCGAGCAAGGAAGATGAAGAGAAGCCAATGGAAGTTGAG ATTGCTTCGAAGACCCCAGTGGGGGTTGCAGAACCAGCAGTTCAAGCAAAGGAGGAAGTCAAGGGGGCACCTAGCCGAAGCTTGCGTCGAGCTAGACTCAGTAGAGAACCTCGAGCTCCCAAG GTTCTCTTCACAGGTGTGGTGGATGATCGAGGAGAGCAGGCTGTGCTGGCACTGGGTGGAAGTCTGGCCAGTTCAGTGGCAGAAGCCTCACACTTGGTGACAGATCGAGTTAGAAGGACAGTCAAATTCCTATGTGCCTTGGGGCGGGGGATACCAATTCTGTCTTTGGAATGGTTGCACCAG TCTAGAAAGGTTGGCCGATTCCTGCCACCTGAGGAATTTGTGGTGAATGATCCAGAGCAGGAGAAGAACTTTGGCTTCAGCCTTCGAGAGGCACTAAGCCGGGCCCAGGAGAGGGGCCTACTGGAG GGCTATGAAATCTTTGTAACTCCTGGAGTGcagcccccacccccccaaatgGGAGAGATCATTACCTGCTGTGGAGGCTCTGCACTTTCTAGCATGCCCCGGGCCTATAAG CCCCAGAGACTGGTGATTTCGTGTCCCCAGGACCTCTCCAGATGCTCTGCTGCTGCTAGAGCTAAGCTGCCCCTCCTTTCCCCAGAGTTCCTGCTCACTGGGGTGCTGAGGCAGGAAGTCCAGCTGGAAGCCTTCCTCCTTTCCACCCCAGACCCTGTACCTTCTTAa
- the MDC1 gene encoding mediator of DNA damage checkpoint protein 1 isoform X4 has protein sequence MEDTQLVDWEAQEEEPEDSNGSPPQFGLEPVGRLHLFSSVRGPEKDFLLYPGENVVGRIPGCSVALPFPSISKHHAIIEISAQGRAPILRDCGSLNHTRLLRPPKLLSPGVGHQLRDQDLVLFADLPCQYHRLGTPQLSGRRGGLSVEETPRVPGIGTARFQGTLLAEDSEEEGDSPLDRSVEVPITYSPSETIVPESDVEGASPGTKDSALPLTFILDSDTDEEDSPPVESSSATRRGSTVDMEWNRTDGENHSSAVGRDSDTDVDEEGSLQRTLVVAPLAGTQPSSLEDSSTDVEEEGLSVRPVVAQTDIGDSDTDIEEDSVPAAPPVVHLGKVQGPMGGTNNTDIKQEGAPTELSIVHLEKDQHPTGGDRGDSDTDADDNGSLTYMIKSQLPPEEGSRVEWAPATAQGEKTTKKFGAQGRIPITEFEQGLSPFPRVSSVGTLVEPSIQGKSAQVLLEGTQNYVGGSDPDVEGTEDFQNKSDDNSDLDLQDTQCFVEGGNQNHGAHGACLSPPSTTSGDLQPGSSDQTEPWGNQGTENPKTEIQGQTMESGMENQGIETEIPRVIPERKMEKGPFKRKTLANKTKRSKRKRVSPVVQTEIPEKGQRRTAGRSKNVMIETDNKSCIETKEMERQIPERDTFEGQIPGKETKNLVVEVKVPREMLERGAEGQMAESYDQKAQNSTPVPKSKTGEGDMSELVSNPQILNDGRHQRGLADNKTLPPEEVPMDDQDYSNVPFVASKVPVPEAPTPTSTPRITRSQNRRGSKLLHSSSSLASQESPILGATRSRRQGTQGILPKIESLPSQDSRNKSELSLQSQTQKSFSTSSGPTAPLAPELHTPIPKELPLIPQPHLQTRQNRKRGTTRTCGSTAVSPVLPEHPPPISTDRSETLVPQPRALRSQRARVGETSESLTATPEASYSLTPEAPAPPATRSRRTGASGMPGSTPETQPKLLPGRKRPLATKESSPCPKQPRRGRSQRQESSKEDEEKPMEVEIASKTPVGVAEPAVQAKEEVKGAPSRSLRRARLSREPRAPKVLFTGVVDDRGEQAVLALGGSLASSVAEASHLVTDRVRRTVKFLCALGRGIPILSLEWLHQSRKVGRFLPPEEFVVNDPEQEKNFGFSLREALSRAQERGLLEPQRLVISCPQDLSRCSAAARAKLPLLSPEFLLTGVLRQEVQLEAFLLSTPDPVPS, from the exons ATGGAGGACACTCAATTGGTGGACTGGGAGGCTCAGGAGGAGGAGCCTGAGGATTCTAATGGCTCTCCTCCACAATTCGGCTTGGAGCCTGTAGGGCGGCTGCACCTGTTCAGCAGTGTTCGAGGTCCTGAGAAAG ATTTCCTGTTGTACCCAGGGGAGAATGTGGTTGGCCGAATACCAGGCTGCTCAGTTGCTTTGCCTTTTCCATCCATTTCCAAACACCATGCAATAATTGAGATTTCAGCCCAAGGCAGGGCACCTATCCTTCGAGATTGTGGGAGCCTCAATCATACTCGCCTTCTAAGACCTCCCAAGCTCCTAAGCCCTGGGGTGGGCCATCAGTTGAGAGACCAAGATTTGGTACTCTTTGCTGACCTGCCTTGCCAGTATCACCGCCTGGGTACCCCCCAACTCTCTGGCCGACGGGGGGGCCTAAGTGTGGAAGAGACACCCAGGGTTCCAGGAATAGGAACAGCCCGGTTCCAGGGGACCTTATTGGCTGAAGATTCAGAGGAGGAAGGAG ATTCTCCTTTGGATAGGAGTGTGGAGGTACCCATCACATACTCCCCCTCTGAAACTATTGTTCCAGAGAG TGATGTGGAGGGAGCTTCACCAGGCACCAAGGATTCTGCCCTGCCTCTTACCTTCATCTTGGATAGTGATACAGATGAAGAAGATTCTCCTCCAGTGGAGTCCTCCTCAGCTACCAGGAGAGGCTCCACTGTGGATATGGAGTGGAATAGGACTGATGGAGAAAACCATTCCTCAGCTGTGGGGAGGGACAGTGATACAGATGTTGATGAAGAAGGCAGTCTCCAAAGGACCTTAGTTGTGGCACCTTTGGCAGGGACTCAGCCTTCTTCTCTTGAAGATAGTAGTACAGATGTGGAAGAGGAGGGGCTTTCAGTGAGACCAGTTGTAGCACAAACTGATATAGGGGACAGTGATACAGATATAGAAGAGGACTCTGTCCCAGCAGCGCCACCTGTAGTCCATCTAGGGAAAGTTCAGGGACCCATGGGTGGGACAAACAATACAGATATAAAACAGGAGGGGGCCCCAACAGAACTCTCCATAGTGCATCTTGAAAAGGACCAGCACCCTACTGGTGGGGATAGGGGGGACAGTGACACAGATGCAGATGACAATGGATCTCTGACATATATGATAAAGAGCCAACTTCCACCTGAAGAAGGCAGTAGGGTAGAGTGGGCCCCAGCCACAGCTCAAGGGGAAAAGACCACTAAGAAATTTGGGGCCCAGGGTAGGATCCCTATAACAGAATTCGAGCAGGGTCTATCTCCATTCCCAAGGGTCAGCTCAGTAGGCACATTGGTAGAACCAAGCATTCAAGGGAAGTCAGCTCAGGTACTTTTGGAAGGAACCCAGAATTATGTTGGAGGTAGTGATCCAGATGTGGAAGGTACTGAAGACTTTCAGAACAAGAGTGATG ACAATTCAGACCTGGATTTACAAGATACTCAGTGCTTTGTAGAAGGAGGAAATCAGAACCATGGAG CTCATGGAGCATGTCTCTCCCCACCTAGTACAACCTCAGGGGACCTACAGCCAGGGAGTTCAGACCAAACAGAGCCCTGGGGGAATCAAGGCACAGAGAATCCAAAAACAGAGATCCAGGGACAAACTATGGAGAGTGGCATGGAGAACCAGGGGATAGAAACAGAGATACCTAGAGTAATaccagagagaaaaatggaaaaagggcCCTTTAAGAGAAAGACATTGGCAAATAAGACAAAGAGATCCAAAAGAAAAAGAGTGAGTCCAGTGGTACAAACAGAGATACCAGAGAAAGGACAGAGACGTACAGCAGGTAGGTCGAAGAATGTTATGATAGAGACAGACAACAAAAGCTGTATAGAAACAAAGGAAATGGAGAGGCAAATCCCTGAGAGAGACACATTTGAGGGACAAATACCAGGAAAAGAAACCAAGAATCTGGTAGTAGAAGTGAAGGTGCCCAGAGAAATGCTGGAGAGAGGGGCAGAGGGACAAATGGCAGAAAGTTATGACCAGAAGGCCCAGAATTCAACTCCAGTACCAAAATCTAAAACTGGGGAAGGAGACATGTCGGAATTAGTCTCAAACCCCCAAATCCTCAATGATGGCAGACATCAGAGAG GTCTTGCTGACAACAAAACTCTGCCTCCTGAGGAAGTGCCAATG GATGACCAGGACTACTCAAATGTACCTTTTGTAGCATCTAAAGTTCCAGTTCCTGAAGCCCCAACTCCTACTTCAACTCCTAGAATCACTCGGAGTCAAAACAGGAGAGGATCAAAACTCCtccattcttcttcctctctagCATCTCAGGAGTCACCTATATTAGGAGCCACACGAAGCAGGAGGCAGGGAACCCAGGGGATTCTCCCAAAAATTGAGTCTCTCCCCTCTCAGGATTCTAGAAACAAATCAGAGCTTTCTCTCCAGAGCCAGACACAGAAGTCTTTCAGTACCTCCTCTGGACCAACTGCACCCTTGGCTCCTGAACTTCACACTCCCATCCCTAAAGAATTGCCTTTAATCCCTCAACCTCACCTTCAGACTCGTCAAAACCGGAAACGGGGGACCACCAGAACTTGTGGGTCTACTGCAGTTTCACCagtcctccctgagcaccccccTCCCATTTCAACAGACAGATCTGAAACTCTTGttccccaacccagagcactccGAAGTCAGAGGGCAAGAGTAGGAGAAACTTCTGAGTCACTCACGGCCACCCCAGAGGCCTCCTATTCTCTGACACCTGAGGCACCTGCTCCTCCAGCTACCAGGAGTCGAAGAACAGGGGCATCAGGAATGCCTGGTTCTACTCCAGAGACCCAGCCTAAGCTGCTTCCAGGCAGAAAGCGGCCTCTAGCCACCAAGGAATCATCTCCATGCCCAAAGCAACCCCGGAGAGGACGGTCCCAAAGACAAGAATCGAGCAAGGAAGATGAAGAGAAGCCAATGGAAGTTGAG ATTGCTTCGAAGACCCCAGTGGGGGTTGCAGAACCAGCAGTTCAAGCAAAGGAGGAAGTCAAGGGGGCACCTAGCCGAAGCTTGCGTCGAGCTAGACTCAGTAGAGAACCTCGAGCTCCCAAG GTTCTCTTCACAGGTGTGGTGGATGATCGAGGAGAGCAGGCTGTGCTGGCACTGGGTGGAAGTCTGGCCAGTTCAGTGGCAGAAGCCTCACACTTGGTGACAGATCGAGTTAGAAGGACAGTCAAATTCCTATGTGCCTTGGGGCGGGGGATACCAATTCTGTCTTTGGAATGGTTGCACCAG TCTAGAAAGGTTGGCCGATTCCTGCCACCTGAGGAATTTGTGGTGAATGATCCAGAGCAGGAGAAGAACTTTGGCTTCAGCCTTCGAGAGGCACTAAGCCGGGCCCAGGAGAGGGGCCTACTGGAG CCCCAGAGACTGGTGATTTCGTGTCCCCAGGACCTCTCCAGATGCTCTGCTGCTGCTAGAGCTAAGCTGCCCCTCCTTTCCCCAGAGTTCCTGCTCACTGGGGTGCTGAGGCAGGAAGTCCAGCTGGAAGCCTTCCTCCTTTCCACCCCAGACCCTGTACCTTCTTAa
- the MDC1 gene encoding mediator of DNA damage checkpoint protein 1 isoform X1 produces MEDTQLVDWEAQEEEPEDSNGSPPQFGLEPVGRLHLFSSVRGPEKDFLLYPGENVVGRIPGCSVALPFPSISKHHAIIEISAQGRAPILRDCGSLNHTRLLRPPKLLSPGVGHQLRDQDLVLFADLPCQYHRLGTPQLSGRRGGLSVEETPRVPGIGTARFQGTLLAEDSEEEGDSPLDRSVEVPITYSPSETIVPESDVEGASPGTKDSALPLTFILDSDTDEEDSPPVESSSATRRGSTVDMEWNRTDGENHSSAVGRDSDTDVDEEGSLQRTLVVAPLAGTQPSSLEDSSTDVEEEGLSVRPVVAQTDIGDSDTDIEEDSVPAAPPVVHLGKVQGPMGGTNNTDIKQEGAPTELSIVHLEKDQHPTGGDRGDSDTDADDNGSLTYMIKSQLPPEEGSRVEWAPATAQGEKTTKKFGAQGRIPITEFEQGLSPFPRVSSVGTLVEPSIQGKSAQVLLEGTQNYVGGSDPDVEGTEDFQNKSDDNSDLDLQDTQCFVEGGNQNHGDGPDEPWEILATQPFCSERSEASETQPIKSYLAAHGACLSPPSTTSGDLQPGSSDQTEPWGNQGTENPKTEIQGQTMESGMENQGIETEIPRVIPERKMEKGPFKRKTLANKTKRSKRKRVSPVVQTEIPEKGQRRTAGRSKNVMIETDNKSCIETKEMERQIPERDTFEGQIPGKETKNLVVEVKVPREMLERGAEGQMAESYDQKAQNSTPVPKSKTGEGDMSELVSNPQILNDGRHQRGLADNKTLPPEEVPMDDQDYSNVPFVASKVPVPEAPTPTSTPRITRSQNRRGSKLLHSSSSLASQESPILGATRSRRQGTQGILPKIESLPSQDSRNKSELSLQSQTQKSFSTSSGPTAPLAPELHTPIPKELPLIPQPHLQTRQNRKRGTTRTCGSTAVSPVLPEHPPPISTDRSETLVPQPRALRSQRARVGETSESLTATPEASYSLTPEAPAPPATRSRRTGASGMPGSTPETQPKLLPGRKRPLATKESSPCPKQPRRGRSQRQESSKEDEEKPMEVEIASKTPVGVAEPAVQAKEEVKGAPSRSLRRARLSREPRAPKVLFTGVVDDRGEQAVLALGGSLASSVAEASHLVTDRVRRTVKFLCALGRGIPILSLEWLHQSRKVGRFLPPEEFVVNDPEQEKNFGFSLREALSRAQERGLLEGYEIFVTPGVQPPPPQMGEIITCCGGSALSSMPRAYKPQRLVISCPQDLSRCSAAARAKLPLLSPEFLLTGVLRQEVQLEAFLLSTPDPVPS; encoded by the exons ATGGAGGACACTCAATTGGTGGACTGGGAGGCTCAGGAGGAGGAGCCTGAGGATTCTAATGGCTCTCCTCCACAATTCGGCTTGGAGCCTGTAGGGCGGCTGCACCTGTTCAGCAGTGTTCGAGGTCCTGAGAAAG ATTTCCTGTTGTACCCAGGGGAGAATGTGGTTGGCCGAATACCAGGCTGCTCAGTTGCTTTGCCTTTTCCATCCATTTCCAAACACCATGCAATAATTGAGATTTCAGCCCAAGGCAGGGCACCTATCCTTCGAGATTGTGGGAGCCTCAATCATACTCGCCTTCTAAGACCTCCCAAGCTCCTAAGCCCTGGGGTGGGCCATCAGTTGAGAGACCAAGATTTGGTACTCTTTGCTGACCTGCCTTGCCAGTATCACCGCCTGGGTACCCCCCAACTCTCTGGCCGACGGGGGGGCCTAAGTGTGGAAGAGACACCCAGGGTTCCAGGAATAGGAACAGCCCGGTTCCAGGGGACCTTATTGGCTGAAGATTCAGAGGAGGAAGGAG ATTCTCCTTTGGATAGGAGTGTGGAGGTACCCATCACATACTCCCCCTCTGAAACTATTGTTCCAGAGAG TGATGTGGAGGGAGCTTCACCAGGCACCAAGGATTCTGCCCTGCCTCTTACCTTCATCTTGGATAGTGATACAGATGAAGAAGATTCTCCTCCAGTGGAGTCCTCCTCAGCTACCAGGAGAGGCTCCACTGTGGATATGGAGTGGAATAGGACTGATGGAGAAAACCATTCCTCAGCTGTGGGGAGGGACAGTGATACAGATGTTGATGAAGAAGGCAGTCTCCAAAGGACCTTAGTTGTGGCACCTTTGGCAGGGACTCAGCCTTCTTCTCTTGAAGATAGTAGTACAGATGTGGAAGAGGAGGGGCTTTCAGTGAGACCAGTTGTAGCACAAACTGATATAGGGGACAGTGATACAGATATAGAAGAGGACTCTGTCCCAGCAGCGCCACCTGTAGTCCATCTAGGGAAAGTTCAGGGACCCATGGGTGGGACAAACAATACAGATATAAAACAGGAGGGGGCCCCAACAGAACTCTCCATAGTGCATCTTGAAAAGGACCAGCACCCTACTGGTGGGGATAGGGGGGACAGTGACACAGATGCAGATGACAATGGATCTCTGACATATATGATAAAGAGCCAACTTCCACCTGAAGAAGGCAGTAGGGTAGAGTGGGCCCCAGCCACAGCTCAAGGGGAAAAGACCACTAAGAAATTTGGGGCCCAGGGTAGGATCCCTATAACAGAATTCGAGCAGGGTCTATCTCCATTCCCAAGGGTCAGCTCAGTAGGCACATTGGTAGAACCAAGCATTCAAGGGAAGTCAGCTCAGGTACTTTTGGAAGGAACCCAGAATTATGTTGGAGGTAGTGATCCAGATGTGGAAGGTACTGAAGACTTTCAGAACAAGAGTGATG ACAATTCAGACCTGGATTTACAAGATACTCAGTGCTTTGTAGAAGGAGGAAATCAGAACCATGGAG aTGGTCCAGATGAACCATGGGAAATTTTGGCCACACAGCCATTCTGCTCTGAGCGGTCAGAGGCTTCAGAAACTCAGCCCATCAAATCTTACCTTGCAGCTCATGGAGCATGTCTCTCCCCACCTAGTACAACCTCAGGGGACCTACAGCCAGGGAGTTCAGACCAAACAGAGCCCTGGGGGAATCAAGGCACAGAGAATCCAAAAACAGAGATCCAGGGACAAACTATGGAGAGTGGCATGGAGAACCAGGGGATAGAAACAGAGATACCTAGAGTAATaccagagagaaaaatggaaaaagggcCCTTTAAGAGAAAGACATTGGCAAATAAGACAAAGAGATCCAAAAGAAAAAGAGTGAGTCCAGTGGTACAAACAGAGATACCAGAGAAAGGACAGAGACGTACAGCAGGTAGGTCGAAGAATGTTATGATAGAGACAGACAACAAAAGCTGTATAGAAACAAAGGAAATGGAGAGGCAAATCCCTGAGAGAGACACATTTGAGGGACAAATACCAGGAAAAGAAACCAAGAATCTGGTAGTAGAAGTGAAGGTGCCCAGAGAAATGCTGGAGAGAGGGGCAGAGGGACAAATGGCAGAAAGTTATGACCAGAAGGCCCAGAATTCAACTCCAGTACCAAAATCTAAAACTGGGGAAGGAGACATGTCGGAATTAGTCTCAAACCCCCAAATCCTCAATGATGGCAGACATCAGAGAG GTCTTGCTGACAACAAAACTCTGCCTCCTGAGGAAGTGCCAATG GATGACCAGGACTACTCAAATGTACCTTTTGTAGCATCTAAAGTTCCAGTTCCTGAAGCCCCAACTCCTACTTCAACTCCTAGAATCACTCGGAGTCAAAACAGGAGAGGATCAAAACTCCtccattcttcttcctctctagCATCTCAGGAGTCACCTATATTAGGAGCCACACGAAGCAGGAGGCAGGGAACCCAGGGGATTCTCCCAAAAATTGAGTCTCTCCCCTCTCAGGATTCTAGAAACAAATCAGAGCTTTCTCTCCAGAGCCAGACACAGAAGTCTTTCAGTACCTCCTCTGGACCAACTGCACCCTTGGCTCCTGAACTTCACACTCCCATCCCTAAAGAATTGCCTTTAATCCCTCAACCTCACCTTCAGACTCGTCAAAACCGGAAACGGGGGACCACCAGAACTTGTGGGTCTACTGCAGTTTCACCagtcctccctgagcaccccccTCCCATTTCAACAGACAGATCTGAAACTCTTGttccccaacccagagcactccGAAGTCAGAGGGCAAGAGTAGGAGAAACTTCTGAGTCACTCACGGCCACCCCAGAGGCCTCCTATTCTCTGACACCTGAGGCACCTGCTCCTCCAGCTACCAGGAGTCGAAGAACAGGGGCATCAGGAATGCCTGGTTCTACTCCAGAGACCCAGCCTAAGCTGCTTCCAGGCAGAAAGCGGCCTCTAGCCACCAAGGAATCATCTCCATGCCCAAAGCAACCCCGGAGAGGACGGTCCCAAAGACAAGAATCGAGCAAGGAAGATGAAGAGAAGCCAATGGAAGTTGAG ATTGCTTCGAAGACCCCAGTGGGGGTTGCAGAACCAGCAGTTCAAGCAAAGGAGGAAGTCAAGGGGGCACCTAGCCGAAGCTTGCGTCGAGCTAGACTCAGTAGAGAACCTCGAGCTCCCAAG GTTCTCTTCACAGGTGTGGTGGATGATCGAGGAGAGCAGGCTGTGCTGGCACTGGGTGGAAGTCTGGCCAGTTCAGTGGCAGAAGCCTCACACTTGGTGACAGATCGAGTTAGAAGGACAGTCAAATTCCTATGTGCCTTGGGGCGGGGGATACCAATTCTGTCTTTGGAATGGTTGCACCAG TCTAGAAAGGTTGGCCGATTCCTGCCACCTGAGGAATTTGTGGTGAATGATCCAGAGCAGGAGAAGAACTTTGGCTTCAGCCTTCGAGAGGCACTAAGCCGGGCCCAGGAGAGGGGCCTACTGGAG GGCTATGAAATCTTTGTAACTCCTGGAGTGcagcccccacccccccaaatgGGAGAGATCATTACCTGCTGTGGAGGCTCTGCACTTTCTAGCATGCCCCGGGCCTATAAG CCCCAGAGACTGGTGATTTCGTGTCCCCAGGACCTCTCCAGATGCTCTGCTGCTGCTAGAGCTAAGCTGCCCCTCCTTTCCCCAGAGTTCCTGCTCACTGGGGTGCTGAGGCAGGAAGTCCAGCTGGAAGCCTTCCTCCTTTCCACCCCAGACCCTGTACCTTCTTAa